A single Methanobrevibacter woesei DNA region contains:
- a CDS encoding transcription factor S has translation MEFCPKCGKILLPDKDGNLKCSCGYEDSISDEEVKEQYSFEGETNPQQEVIVTDKKSTAMPTKKITCYKCGGTEGVWWVLQTRSADEAPTYFIRCTNCGNTWRQSN, from the coding sequence ATGGAATTTTGTCCAAAATGTGGTAAAATATTACTGCCAGATAAAGATGGAAACTTAAAATGTAGCTGTGGATATGAAGATTCAATATCTGATGAAGAAGTAAAGGAACAGTACAGCTTTGAAGGTGAAACAAACCCTCAACAAGAAGTAATTGTCACAGATAAGAAAAGTACAGCTATGCCAACTAAGAAGATTACCTGTTATAAATGTGGTGGAACAGAAGGGGTCTGGTGGGTTTTACAAACAAGATCTGCTGATGAAGCACCGACCTATTTCATTAGATGTACCAACTGTGGAAACACTTGGAGACAGTCTAATTAG